In the genome of Leptolyngbya subtilissima AS-A7, one region contains:
- a CDS encoding glycosyltransferase family 2 protein, with the protein MFSIFILTHNEERDIAACIESALLSDDVIVVDSCSSDRTKTIATQYPIRFIEHPFASHGQQRTWMLEHVPYHHDWAYILEADERMTPELFAECLDVIANGDKAGYYVAERVMFMGSWIRRSTQFPRYQLRLLRRGKVWFDDYGHTEREIVDGTTGFLQETYPHYTCSKGLSRWIDKHNRYSTDEAAETLRQLQSGRVDWRAMIWGKSEVERRRALKDLSLRLPLRPLTRWLYMMFILGGWRDGRAGLAWCTLQAFYEYLIVLKARELMHPEYLTGVQPEEPTTVSNSSQSVEEHGPVASGVAIPPMQ; encoded by the coding sequence ATGTTCTCAATTTTTATACTGACCCACAATGAGGAGCGGGATATTGCCGCTTGTATTGAGTCGGCCCTGCTGTCCGACGATGTAATTGTGGTGGACTCGTGTAGCAGCGATCGCACCAAAACCATCGCCACCCAATACCCCATTCGCTTCATCGAACATCCTTTCGCCAGCCACGGCCAGCAGCGCACCTGGATGCTAGAGCATGTGCCCTACCACCACGACTGGGCCTACATTCTCGAAGCCGACGAGCGCATGACGCCAGAGCTGTTTGCCGAATGTTTGGATGTGATTGCTAATGGCGATAAAGCTGGCTACTACGTGGCCGAGCGGGTCATGTTTATGGGCAGCTGGATTCGCCGCAGCACCCAGTTTCCGCGCTACCAGCTGCGGCTGCTGCGGCGGGGCAAAGTCTGGTTCGACGACTACGGTCACACCGAGCGCGAGATCGTGGACGGCACCACCGGCTTTTTGCAGGAGACTTACCCCCACTACACCTGTAGCAAAGGGCTCAGCCGCTGGATTGATAAGCACAACCGCTACTCAACTGACGAGGCGGCTGAAACCCTGCGGCAGTTGCAAAGCGGCAGGGTGGACTGGCGGGCCATGATTTGGGGCAAATCTGAAGTCGAGCGGCGGCGAGCGCTGAAGGATCTCTCGCTGCGACTGCCCCTGCGTCCCCTAACTCGGTGGCTCTACATGATGTTTATTCTCGGTGGCTGGCGCGATGGCCGAGCCGGGCTCGCTTGGTGCACCCTCCAGGCGTTTTATGAGTATTTGATTGTGCTCAAGGCGCGGGAATTGATGCATCCCGAATACCTAACCGGCGTACAGCCAGAAGAGCCAACCACTGTTTCAAACAGCTCCCAATCTGTGGAAGAGCATGGCCCGGTTGCATCCGGTGTCGCTATCCCGCCGATGCAATAA
- a CDS encoding DUF29 domain-containing protein has product MDTSGGPKSLYDTDFNVWLETTAAQLRSPNFDALDLNNRIEEIKSLARQDRRSLPNFLRQICERLLMLNFWETERDRHSRDWIMGVLHNRYDIQLILEDSPSRIYTSIQRSQSNMVNGRELFLILSGVQEGCVPTAPAFP; this is encoded by the coding sequence GTGGACACAAGTGGCGGGCCTAAATCGCTGTACGACACTGACTTCAACGTTTGGTTGGAGACCACGGCTGCTCAACTGCGATCGCCCAATTTTGATGCCCTCGACCTAAACAACCGGATTGAGGAAATCAAAAGTCTCGCCCGACAGGATCGCCGATCGCTGCCCAACTTTCTTCGGCAGATTTGTGAGCGGCTGCTGATGCTCAATTTTTGGGAGACTGAGCGCGATCGCCACAGTCGTGACTGGATTATGGGAGTACTGCACAATCGCTACGATATCCAGTTGATTTTGGAGGATAGCCCCAGCCGCATCTACACCTCGATACAACGTTCCCAAAGCAATATGGTTAACGGACGCGAGCTATTCTTGATCCTCAGCGGAGTCCAAGAAGGATGTGTTCCTACGGCCCCTGCTTTCCCCTAG
- a CDS encoding diguanylate cyclase has product MRTAQFWLNQLNLRRSFRRRLGAAIATTILIFSVLLACIVGDISQRQIQADRGELMAQMAYQLAGALDRDMFIYYQEIQTLASLEEMRSPQRPTAQKQMLLDRMQEAFSDFAWIGLTDSRGIVMASTHGLLTGANVSKRPWFIEGRTRPNVQDVHSAKLLTALVPNPSSDPLRLVDVTAPVVDNTGTLVGVLGGHLYWQWATALRDNLLQPLKDYKQVEIQILSSTGDVLLGPGRSSDDISAPVNLSGLKSFQAAQQGETEAMIEPWLDNAPTLTGYAQTQGYRSYPGLGWVVLVHQPTQEAFAAARSLKHSICLWGLALGVLGGALSWYIAGQMVKPVMAIAHTAEGLRTGTTRAPMPVFSGQDEIAQLSRSVGQLFANLDQQTTLLQQFNADLEAQIAARTASLNQTNHRLQQEIEVRSQTEQALQNANQELQRLTLVDGLTGIANRRHFDQYLEQEWRRSVRDRLPLSLILLDVDYFKLYNDHYGHQSGDACLCQIAQAIAIPPRRATDLPVRYGGEEFAVILPNTDRAGAIYLAETLRQAVKALHLPHAKSAVGPWVTISLGVATCLPSATLNPINLIRTADGLLYQAKQQGRDRLVANP; this is encoded by the coding sequence TTGAGAACCGCTCAATTTTGGCTAAATCAGCTAAATTTACGCCGCAGCTTCCGTCGTCGGCTAGGGGCTGCGATCGCTACCACTATCCTCATTTTTTCCGTGCTTCTGGCCTGTATTGTTGGTGACATTAGCCAGCGCCAGATCCAGGCTGACCGTGGTGAGCTGATGGCCCAGATGGCCTACCAGCTGGCAGGGGCGCTCGATCGCGACATGTTTATCTATTATCAAGAAATTCAAACTCTGGCCTCGCTGGAGGAGATGCGATCGCCCCAGCGCCCTACCGCCCAAAAACAAATGCTGCTCGATCGCATGCAAGAGGCCTTCAGCGACTTCGCTTGGATTGGCCTCACCGACTCGCGGGGCATTGTGATGGCCAGCACCCACGGGCTGTTAACTGGAGCCAATGTCTCCAAGCGGCCCTGGTTCATTGAAGGTCGGACCCGTCCCAACGTGCAGGATGTGCACTCGGCCAAGTTGCTCACCGCCCTGGTGCCCAACCCCAGCTCTGACCCCCTGCGCCTGGTGGATGTCACCGCCCCCGTGGTCGATAACACGGGTACGCTAGTGGGAGTGCTGGGCGGACACCTTTACTGGCAGTGGGCCACTGCCCTGCGAGACAACCTGCTTCAGCCGCTAAAAGACTACAAACAGGTAGAAATTCAGATTTTGTCGAGCACTGGAGACGTGTTGCTCGGGCCGGGCCGCAGCTCTGACGATATCAGCGCACCAGTCAATTTGAGTGGTCTAAAAAGCTTTCAAGCCGCTCAACAAGGCGAAACCGAGGCAATGATAGAGCCCTGGCTAGACAACGCGCCGACCCTAACGGGCTACGCACAGACCCAGGGCTATCGCAGCTATCCCGGCCTGGGCTGGGTGGTACTGGTGCATCAGCCCACTCAGGAGGCTTTTGCTGCGGCGCGATCGCTCAAGCACAGCATTTGTCTCTGGGGCCTTGCCCTAGGGGTACTAGGCGGTGCTCTCAGCTGGTATATCGCTGGGCAAATGGTGAAGCCAGTCATGGCGATCGCCCACACCGCCGAGGGTCTGCGCACCGGCACCACCCGCGCCCCCATGCCAGTTTTTTCGGGGCAGGACGAGATTGCCCAACTGTCGCGATCGGTGGGCCAGCTATTTGCCAACCTCGACCAGCAGACTACTCTGCTTCAGCAGTTTAATGCTGACCTAGAGGCTCAGATCGCCGCCCGCACCGCCAGTCTCAACCAGACCAACCATCGTCTCCAGCAAGAAATTGAGGTGCGCAGCCAGACCGAGCAAGCTCTGCAAAACGCCAACCAAGAGCTACAGCGGCTCACCCTCGTGGACGGGCTGACGGGCATTGCCAACCGCCGCCACTTTGACCAATATCTAGAGCAAGAATGGCGACGCTCGGTGCGCGATCGTCTGCCCCTGTCGCTAATTTTGCTCGATGTAGACTATTTCAAACTCTACAACGACCACTATGGCCACCAATCGGGCGATGCTTGCCTGTGCCAGATTGCCCAGGCGATCGCGATTCCCCCCCGTCGTGCCACTGACCTGCCCGTCCGCTACGGCGGCGAAGAGTTTGCGGTGATCTTGCCCAACACCGATAGAGCCGGAGCCATCTACCTAGCCGAAACCCTGCGCCAAGCGGTGAAGGCGCTGCACCTTCCCCACGCCAAGTCTGCCGTTGGCCCTTGGGTCACCATTAGCCTGGGGGTGGCCACCTGTCTACCCTCGGCCACGCTCAACCCCATCAATCTGATCCGCACTGCCGATGGGCTGCTGTATCAGGCCAAGCAGCAGGGGCGCGATCGCCTCGTAGCCAATCCCTGA
- a CDS encoding ABC transporter ATP-binding protein yields the protein MSEYRVKRVTAPPKKASWRNLGQSLGMYRYGQRATQLVWQTDWRLTVALGLLTLVAGLLPAAIAYVGKLIVDGVVKAAQSGLAIDRQAALMYLALEAVLVAGLAGARQGLTLCQSLLRVLLGQRVNVMILEKAQTLPLTYFEDSEFYDKMTQARREASSRPLSMVNRTFGVVQDLLSLLTFGGLLLQFSGWAVALLAVATLPAFIAETQFAGEAFRLFKWRSPETRQQIYLEALLAREDFAKEVKLFGLGPLLLERYQDIFQRLYKEDRSLTVRRSGWSYGLGLLSTVSFYLAYCWIVLEAIAGRISLGELTMYLTVFRQGQTTFASTLTAIGGMYEDGLYLANLYEFLEQSVPEDMGIADRGLDPGDGLRFEQVSFSYPGSDRLALENVSFHLKPGEKMAIVGENGSGKTTLIKLLTRLYTPSQGRILLDGRDLQEWDAEVVQQRIGVIFQDFVRYQFKVGENIGVGDVTDFEDAQRWQVAAAKGTATEFIEDLPEGFNTQLGKWFFGGQELSGGQWQKIALSRAFMRTDADILVLDEPTSAMDAEAETRLFEQFREATQDQMAILISHRFSTVRRADNIIVLANGRLIEQGSHEELLHQDGRYARLFTMQAAGYL from the coding sequence ATGAGTGAATACAGGGTAAAACGGGTTACAGCTCCCCCCAAAAAAGCTTCGTGGCGCAATCTGGGTCAGTCGCTTGGGATGTATCGCTATGGGCAGCGCGCCACTCAGCTGGTGTGGCAGACCGACTGGCGGCTGACGGTGGCGCTGGGGCTGCTGACATTGGTGGCGGGCTTGCTGCCGGCGGCGATCGCCTACGTTGGCAAGCTGATTGTCGATGGCGTGGTCAAGGCGGCCCAGTCAGGATTAGCGATCGATCGTCAGGCAGCGCTGATGTACCTGGCGCTGGAGGCTGTGTTGGTGGCAGGCTTGGCGGGAGCGCGCCAGGGCTTGACCCTATGCCAATCGCTGCTGCGGGTGCTGCTGGGGCAGCGGGTCAACGTGATGATTCTCGAAAAGGCCCAAACCCTACCGCTGACCTACTTCGAAGATTCTGAGTTTTACGACAAGATGACCCAGGCTCGGCGCGAGGCGTCGTCGCGGCCCCTGAGCATGGTCAACCGCACCTTTGGAGTCGTGCAGGACTTGCTGTCGCTGCTCACCTTTGGGGGATTGCTGCTGCAATTTTCGGGCTGGGCGGTGGCGCTGCTGGCCGTGGCTACTCTACCCGCATTCATCGCTGAGACCCAGTTCGCAGGGGAGGCCTTTCGCCTGTTTAAGTGGCGATCGCCCGAAACCCGCCAGCAAATTTACCTGGAGGCGCTGCTGGCGCGGGAGGATTTTGCCAAGGAGGTGAAGCTGTTTGGCCTGGGGCCGCTGCTGCTAGAGCGCTACCAAGATATTTTTCAGCGTCTCTATAAAGAAGACCGCAGCCTGACCGTGCGCCGCAGCGGCTGGAGCTACGGGCTGGGGTTGCTGAGCACCGTATCGTTTTACCTGGCCTACTGCTGGATTGTGCTGGAGGCGATCGCAGGTCGCATTTCTCTAGGCGAGTTGACCATGTACCTGACGGTGTTTCGACAGGGGCAGACCACCTTTGCCAGCACCCTCACGGCGATCGGCGGCATGTACGAGGACGGGCTCTACCTGGCCAACCTCTACGAGTTTCTCGAACAGTCGGTGCCGGAGGATATGGGAATAGCCGATCGAGGCCTTGACCCTGGTGATGGGTTGCGGTTTGAGCAGGTGTCCTTTAGCTATCCGGGCAGCGATCGCTTGGCCCTAGAGAACGTCTCGTTTCACCTAAAGCCGGGGGAAAAGATGGCGATCGTGGGCGAAAACGGCTCGGGCAAAACCACGTTGATCAAGCTGCTCACCCGGCTCTACACCCCCAGCCAGGGCCGCATTCTGCTGGATGGCCGCGACCTGCAGGAGTGGGATGCCGAGGTGGTGCAGCAGCGCATCGGCGTGATTTTTCAAGACTTTGTGCGCTACCAGTTTAAGGTGGGCGAAAACATTGGCGTCGGCGATGTCACCGACTTTGAGGATGCCCAGCGCTGGCAGGTCGCCGCCGCCAAAGGCACCGCCACCGAATTCATCGAAGACCTGCCGGAGGGTTTCAATACCCAGCTGGGGAAATGGTTCTTTGGCGGGCAAGAGCTTTCCGGCGGGCAGTGGCAGAAGATCGCCCTCTCCCGCGCCTTTATGCGTACCGACGCCGATATTTTGGTGCTGGATGAACCGACTTCAGCCATGGATGCCGAAGCCGAAACCCGTCTGTTTGAGCAGTTTCGCGAAGCCACTCAGGATCAGATGGCGATCCTAATTTCCCACCGCTTCTCGACGGTGCGACGGGCCGATAACATTATTGTGCTGGCTAACGGTAGGCTAATCGAGCAGGGCAGCCACGAGGAGCTGCTGCACCAGGATGGTCGCTATGCCCGCCTGTTCACCATGCAGGCGGCTGGCTACCTGTAG
- the trpB gene encoding tryptophan synthase subunit beta: MTQTPLSPRPAVTDARPDALGRFGQFGGKYVPETLMPALFELEQAFYQYRDEADFHAELNGLLKDYVGRATPLYFAERLTAHYRRPDGSGPDIYLKREDLNHTGAHKINNALGQVLLAKRMGKQRIIAETGAGQHGVATATVCARFGLQCVIYMGVQDMERQSLNVFRMRLMGAEVRGVTAGTGTLKDATSEAIRDWVTNVENTHYILGSVAGPHPYPMMVRDFHAIIGEETRAQCQEKFDSLPDILMACVGGGSNAMGLFHEFVNEPTVRMIGIEAAGSGVASGKHAATLTEGRVGVLHGAMSYLLQDSEGQVIEAHSISAGLDYPGVGPEHSFLKDAGRAEYYSVTDQEALDAFQRVSRLEGIIPALETAHAFAYLETLCPQLTGNPRIVINSSGRGDKDVNTVAKALGGLK, encoded by the coding sequence GTGACCCAGACGCCGCTTTCGCCTCGCCCTGCTGTAACCGATGCTCGCCCCGATGCCCTGGGTCGCTTTGGCCAGTTTGGCGGTAAATACGTGCCCGAAACCCTCATGCCCGCCCTCTTTGAGCTAGAGCAGGCATTTTACCAATATCGCGACGAGGCCGACTTTCACGCTGAACTAAATGGCCTGCTCAAGGATTATGTAGGTCGAGCCACGCCTCTCTACTTCGCTGAGCGACTCACCGCTCACTACCGCCGTCCTGACGGTAGCGGTCCCGATATTTATCTCAAGCGCGAAGACCTCAACCATACAGGCGCGCACAAAATCAACAATGCTCTAGGTCAGGTGCTGCTGGCTAAGCGCATGGGCAAGCAGCGCATCATTGCCGAAACCGGGGCCGGGCAGCATGGGGTCGCCACCGCTACGGTGTGCGCCCGCTTTGGCCTCCAGTGCGTCATCTATATGGGCGTGCAAGATATGGAGCGCCAGTCGCTGAACGTGTTTCGTATGCGGCTGATGGGAGCTGAGGTGCGCGGCGTGACGGCGGGTACCGGCACCCTCAAAGACGCTACCTCTGAAGCGATTCGCGACTGGGTGACGAATGTAGAAAATACTCACTACATCCTAGGTTCTGTAGCTGGTCCCCACCCTTACCCGATGATGGTGCGCGACTTCCACGCCATTATTGGCGAGGAGACCCGTGCCCAGTGCCAAGAGAAGTTTGATAGCCTACCCGATATTCTGATGGCCTGCGTCGGTGGCGGTTCCAACGCCATGGGTCTGTTCCACGAGTTTGTCAACGAGCCCACGGTGCGGATGATCGGCATTGAGGCGGCGGGCAGCGGTGTGGCCAGCGGCAAGCATGCGGCCACCCTGACGGAGGGTCGAGTTGGCGTGCTCCACGGAGCGATGAGCTATCTCCTGCAAGACAGTGAAGGTCAGGTGATCGAGGCCCACTCCATCAGTGCCGGTCTAGACTATCCCGGTGTTGGCCCCGAGCACAGCTTTTTGAAGGATGCAGGCCGAGCCGAATACTACAGCGTTACCGACCAAGAGGCGCTAGACGCGTTTCAGCGGGTATCGCGTCTGGAGGGAATTATCCCCGCGCTGGAGACGGCCCACGCCTTTGCCTATCTCGAAACCCTGTGTCCGCAACTGACGGGTAACCCCCGTATTGTGATCAACTCCTCGGGCCGAGGTGACAAGGATGTCAACACCGTTGCCAAGGCGTTGGGCGGGCTAAAGTAG
- a CDS encoding gamma-glutamylcyclotransferase encodes MTSVIPLHNPDDRFYYFAYGSCMCPVDLKRSLGESTHDYVVGPATLAGYRLGFFRRSRLRNCGVLDVVPHPASTVQGVLYHLPWRLSPALDLREEGYCHEMVTVTANGQAYAQTRTYSVISKTHAEIAPNEWYSSVVMRGAATCGLPEEYCWSLFHHIHSLQRRQVATPLRHTA; translated from the coding sequence ATGACGAGTGTTATTCCCCTCCACAACCCGGACGATCGCTTCTACTACTTTGCCTACGGCTCCTGCATGTGCCCAGTCGATCTAAAACGCTCCCTGGGCGAAAGCACCCACGACTATGTGGTTGGGCCAGCAACGCTCGCCGGGTATCGGCTGGGGTTCTTTCGGCGATCGCGCCTGCGCAACTGCGGTGTGCTCGATGTCGTTCCGCACCCTGCTTCTACGGTGCAGGGCGTGCTCTACCACCTGCCTTGGCGGCTCAGCCCTGCCCTCGACCTGCGCGAAGAAGGCTACTGCCACGAAATGGTCACCGTCACCGCCAACGGGCAAGCCTACGCGCAAACCCGCACCTACTCGGTAATCAGCAAGACCCACGCAGAAATTGCTCCCAACGAGTGGTACTCCAGCGTGGTCATGCGAGGAGCCGCCACTTGTGGACTGCCAGAAGAATATTGCTGGAGCCTATTTCATCACATTCATTCGCTGCAACGGCGGCAGGTAGCGACTCCGCTGCGGCATACGGCCTAA